The proteins below come from a single Dehalococcoidia bacterium genomic window:
- a CDS encoding YihY/virulence factor BrkB family protein, translating to MFRAAWVLTKQTFRGYGRANSGLYAAAIAYYVLFAIVPIAILAFSVFGLVLRDEGRRDEIVDYVLDQLPLTQTEGRQDVADLLDSVQAASGAIAIVGLVFALWTASSVFSAVRRALNNVWRVDEERPFAQGKLVDFLQIGLLSAILISSLVATGVVRAVREASAEQWGPIAGQSPLWEVPAVLIPAAVTFVTFATLYHIVPATRPALRDVLPGAVIATVLFELLKNSFAIYVANFNNYDVVYGSLAGIVLFLFYTYLSSVILLFGAEVAHTSERFHAGAFEEEIHPRVPGDPISEQALRALRGLFLRQ from the coding sequence GTGTTTCGCGCCGCCTGGGTGCTCACCAAGCAGACGTTTCGCGGCTACGGCCGTGCGAACTCCGGTCTCTACGCCGCCGCGATCGCGTATTACGTCCTCTTCGCGATCGTGCCGATCGCCATCCTCGCCTTCTCGGTGTTCGGTCTCGTCCTGCGTGATGAAGGCCGCCGCGACGAGATCGTCGACTACGTGCTCGACCAACTGCCGCTCACGCAGACCGAAGGGCGCCAGGACGTCGCCGACCTGCTCGATAGCGTGCAGGCGGCCAGCGGCGCTATCGCCATCGTCGGTCTCGTCTTCGCGCTGTGGACGGCGTCGTCCGTGTTTTCCGCCGTCCGCCGCGCGCTCAACAACGTCTGGCGCGTCGACGAGGAACGACCGTTCGCGCAGGGTAAACTCGTCGACTTCCTGCAGATCGGGCTGCTCAGCGCGATCCTGATCTCGTCGCTCGTCGCCACAGGCGTCGTGCGCGCCGTGCGCGAGGCCAGCGCCGAGCAGTGGGGCCCGATCGCCGGTCAGAGCCCGCTCTGGGAAGTCCCCGCCGTGCTGATCCCGGCCGCCGTCACCTTCGTCACCTTCGCGACGCTCTACCACATCGTGCCGGCAACCCGCCCCGCCCTGCGCGATGTGCTGCCGGGCGCCGTCATCGCCACGGTGCTCTTCGAACTGCTCAAGAACTCGTTTGCCATCTACGTCGCCAACTTCAACAACTACGACGTCGTCTACGGCTCGCTCGCCGGCATCGTGCTGTTCCTCTTCTACACCTACCTGTCGTCCGTCATCTTGCTCTTCGGCGCCGAGGTCGCGCACACGTCGGAGCGCTTCCACGCCGGCGCCTTCGAAGAGGAGATCCACCCTAGGGTGCCCGGCGATCCAATCAGCGAGCAAGCGCTCCGGGCGCTGCGCGGCCTCTTCCTGCGCCAGTAG
- the proB gene encoding glutamate 5-kinase, producing MTRPRTGRGGGAGYRRIVAKFGTNLLTGGSDELDTKLMASLAAQVVALLDEGRQVLVVTSGAIAAGRERLDAHQDRKDVPFRQVLAAVGQTHLMHTYDRLFAKHGRVVGQTLLTRRDIADRVGYLNARNTLLALLELGVVPIVNENDAVGVDEIAGAKIGDNDNLSALVANLIDADMLALLTDTGGLYTADPRKQRDATLIDRVDRITKEIEQIAGESDTGRGTGGMVTKLQAAKLATGGGSDVYIAPGHERDILTRIARGEHVGTLMPARTSRMESRKRWMLSGLATKGCIIVDAGAGRALLEQKRSLLPAGIRDVQGPFKRGDAVSICLPDSPPIACGITNYSDEEVSAIRGLRSDRIAGALGYHYGSEVVHRNNLVVL from the coding sequence ATGACTAGACCACGCACGGGCCGCGGCGGGGGCGCCGGCTATCGGCGGATCGTCGCCAAGTTCGGCACGAACCTGCTCACCGGCGGCAGCGACGAGCTCGACACGAAACTCATGGCATCGCTGGCGGCGCAGGTGGTGGCGCTGCTCGACGAGGGTCGCCAGGTGCTTGTGGTGACGTCGGGGGCGATCGCCGCCGGCCGCGAGCGGCTGGACGCACACCAGGACCGCAAGGACGTGCCGTTCCGGCAGGTGCTGGCCGCGGTCGGGCAGACGCACCTGATGCACACGTACGACCGGCTCTTCGCGAAGCACGGACGCGTTGTCGGGCAGACGCTGCTGACGCGACGCGACATCGCCGACCGCGTCGGGTACCTGAACGCCCGCAACACATTACTGGCGTTGCTCGAATTGGGCGTCGTGCCGATCGTCAACGAGAACGACGCGGTAGGCGTCGACGAGATCGCGGGCGCGAAGATCGGCGACAACGACAATTTATCGGCGCTCGTCGCGAACTTGATCGACGCCGACATGCTGGCGCTGCTCACCGACACCGGCGGCCTGTACACCGCAGACCCGCGCAAGCAACGCGACGCGACGCTGATCGACCGCGTGGACCGGATCACGAAAGAGATCGAGCAGATCGCCGGCGAGAGCGACACAGGGCGCGGCACCGGCGGCATGGTGACCAAGCTGCAGGCGGCGAAGCTCGCGACCGGCGGCGGCTCCGACGTATACATCGCGCCGGGGCACGAGCGCGACATCCTGACGCGGATCGCGCGCGGCGAGCACGTCGGCACGCTGATGCCGGCGCGCACGAGCCGCATGGAGAGCCGCAAGCGCTGGATGCTCTCGGGGCTGGCGACGAAGGGCTGCATCATCGTCGATGCGGGGGCGGGGCGGGCGCTGCTCGAACAGAAGCGCAGCCTGTTGCCGGCGGGCATCCGCGACGTGCAGGGGCCGTTCAAGCGCGGCGATGCGGTGAGCATCTGTCTCCCCGACAGCCCGCCGATCGCGTGCGGCATCACGAACTACAGCGACGAAGAAGTGAGCGCGATCCGGGGGCTGCGGTCGGACCGCATCGCGGGGGCGCTGGGGTATCACTACGGGTCAGAGGTGGTACACCGGAACAATCTGGTGGTGCTGTAG
- a CDS encoding enoyl-CoA hydratase/isomerase family protein encodes MSLDSTSPLLYEKTGDVAWVTLNRPDVLNAVNMAMRDELWTLLHAVRDDPDVRCIIFRGAGERAFSAGADIGEFGSAPSYVEARAGRSERDTWGMMLSIMKPMVAAIHGFAFGAGCELSLCCDLRIASEDATFALPEVHLGYMPSAGGTQTLSRTIAPGIAREMILSAAPIDAQRALRCGLVQRVVPHERLLAESTEMARTLASLPPAAVAAAKEAMQRGADVSLEAALRIETALALRVHAKARSE; translated from the coding sequence GTGAGTTTGGATAGCACTTCTCCGCTCCTGTACGAAAAGACGGGCGACGTCGCGTGGGTGACGCTGAACCGGCCCGACGTCCTCAACGCCGTCAATATGGCGATGCGCGACGAGCTGTGGACGCTGCTGCACGCCGTCCGCGACGACCCGGACGTGCGGTGCATCATTTTTCGGGGGGCGGGTGAGCGTGCGTTCAGCGCCGGCGCGGACATCGGCGAGTTTGGCAGCGCGCCGTCGTACGTGGAGGCACGCGCCGGGCGCAGCGAGCGTGATACCTGGGGCATGATGCTTTCGATCATGAAGCCGATGGTCGCCGCGATCCATGGTTTTGCGTTCGGCGCCGGGTGCGAACTGAGCCTGTGCTGCGACCTGCGCATCGCGTCGGAGGATGCGACGTTCGCGCTGCCAGAGGTACACCTGGGCTACATGCCATCGGCGGGGGGCACGCAGACGCTGTCGCGCACGATCGCGCCGGGCATCGCGCGCGAGATGATCCTGAGCGCGGCGCCGATCGACGCGCAGCGGGCGCTGCGATGCGGGCTCGTGCAGCGCGTGGTGCCGCACGAGCGCCTCCTTGCGGAGTCGACGGAGATGGCGCGCACGCTGGCATCGCTGCCGCCGGCGGCTGTCGCCGCGGCGAAGGAGGCGATGCAGCGCGGCGCCGACGTGTCGCTCGAGGCGGCGTTGCGCATCGAAACGGCGCTGGCGCTGCGCGTACACGCGAAGGCGCGCTCCGAGTGA
- a CDS encoding adenylosuccinate synthase, with protein MPAVVVIGGQWGDEGKGRVVDLIAQGATVVARYSAGNNAGHTVINDRGEFKLNVVPAGIFYPEKTCLIGNGVAVDPAIVLNEIDQLVSRGISVANLFISDRCHVIMPWHPLIDLADEALRGEAAIGTTGRGVGPCFTDKVARIGIRVGDLIDADALRARLEFVLPYKNKVLQQLYNLTPLDFDEVYQQYCAYGARLAPFVRDTAQIVHEALDRGETVLLEGAQGCLLDLDAGTYEYVTSSVPSSSAGGAGIGIGIGPTVIQQVVGIYKAYMTRVGNGPMPSELHDETGQILRIEGPRPEIGTTTGRPRRTGWFDAVASRYSAMVNGVTSGVLTRLDVLDNFPSIKICTAYETEDGRRLTTLPASSVQLGNVKPVYEEVEGWRAPTNRCRTWDELPPQAQEYIRYIERLLKIPIDIVSVGPERDQAIIVHDVLKVKPRR; from the coding sequence ATGCCAGCAGTAGTTGTCATCGGCGGCCAGTGGGGCGATGAAGGCAAGGGCCGCGTCGTCGACCTGATCGCTCAGGGCGCGACCGTCGTCGCGCGATACTCCGCCGGCAACAACGCCGGCCACACCGTGATCAACGACCGCGGCGAATTCAAGCTCAACGTCGTGCCGGCCGGCATCTTCTACCCCGAAAAAACCTGCCTTATCGGCAACGGCGTCGCCGTCGATCCGGCGATCGTCCTCAATGAGATCGACCAGCTCGTCTCGCGCGGCATCAGCGTCGCCAACCTGTTCATCAGCGACCGCTGCCACGTCATCATGCCCTGGCACCCGCTCATCGACCTCGCCGACGAAGCCCTGCGCGGCGAAGCGGCGATCGGCACGACGGGGCGCGGCGTCGGCCCCTGCTTCACCGATAAGGTGGCCCGCATCGGCATCCGCGTCGGCGACCTGATCGATGCCGACGCGCTGCGCGCGCGCCTCGAGTTCGTGCTGCCCTACAAGAACAAGGTTCTGCAACAGCTCTACAACCTGACGCCGCTCGACTTCGACGAGGTCTATCAGCAGTACTGCGCCTACGGCGCGCGCCTTGCACCGTTCGTGCGCGATACGGCGCAGATCGTGCATGAAGCGCTGGACCGCGGCGAGACCGTCCTGCTCGAAGGCGCGCAGGGCTGCCTGCTTGACCTCGATGCCGGCACCTACGAATACGTCACGTCGAGCGTACCGTCGTCATCCGCCGGCGGCGCCGGCATCGGCATCGGCATCGGTCCGACCGTGATCCAGCAGGTCGTCGGCATCTACAAGGCCTACATGACGCGCGTCGGCAACGGCCCGATGCCGAGCGAGCTGCACGACGAGACCGGCCAGATCCTGCGCATCGAAGGGCCGCGCCCGGAGATCGGCACGACGACCGGCCGTCCCCGCCGCACCGGCTGGTTCGACGCCGTCGCCTCGCGCTACAGCGCCATGGTGAACGGCGTCACCAGCGGCGTGCTCACGCGCCTCGACGTGCTCGATAACTTCCCCTCGATCAAGATCTGCACAGCGTACGAGACTGAAGACGGCCGCCGCCTGACGACGCTGCCGGCAAGCTCCGTCCAGCTCGGCAACGTCAAACCCGTCTACGAAGAAGTCGAAGGCTGGCGTGCCCCGACCAACCGCTGCCGCACCTGGGACGAACTCCCCCCACAGGCGCAGGAGTACATCCGCTACATCGAGCGGCTGCTGAAGATCCCGATCGACATCGTCTCGGTAGGCCCCGAGCGCGACCAGGCGATCATCGTCCACGACGTCCTGAAAGTGAAACCCCGCCGCTAG